In the genome of Impatiens glandulifera chromosome 6, dImpGla2.1, whole genome shotgun sequence, the window TTATGCtccttgttttattttttcatgaaCTGAGTGAGATCTGAGGCCTTCATTTCTCTGGCACTTTTTGTAATGGCAATTATGTTGGTACCTGACTGTACTCTCCATTTCATTATGCAGTGTTAATCCATTCAGGCTAATTGGGGTTGGACtatctgtttggacagttgccGTTGTCGGTTGTGGTTTTTCATTTGATTTCTGGTCCATCATGATCTGCCGTATGTGAGTATATTGTTGGGATCTGCTAGCTTGCTTCCTGTTGAAAAATTCCtcctcatttttcttcttcatgattATCATTTCTAGGCTAGTTAATCACTGTGAGATTTCTATATGAATCTTAGTTTATTTGATTCTTAGGCTAGTTGGTGTTGGTGAAGCTTCTTTTATTAGTCTAGCCGCTCCATTCATTGATGATAATGCTCCTGTTGCCCAGGTTCTCTCCTCTTTCTATTTCTCTTTAGCTTTATATTTGGAAACTCTACACTCTAAATTGCTGCTTCATTTGCTCTTTGAAAGTAAAGACTCCCTATATGAAATTGCATAATGCTGATTGGGTATATGTCTATATGTAACTCTTCTGTACTGTTTCTGTCTTTTCATATCGAGCTCGCAACTTTATGAAACTTTGTTGTTGGAGACCTAAAATGGTGACTGGACATATGTGGCGGTAAGAAAATGTAACCCATTGTGATGCAAATAAAGACCTAGCTAATGGATAAACTCAATGAatcacaaacaaaataattcttgattttgtgtttgatcCTACAACAACCTGTACATATGTTTATATAGTCTATAATATTTGTAGTAGACGGTTAGTCAGAATGGTTAATTTGGGTATTTATGTTTAATACATCTAAGGTACTTAGTAGTAATTGGTGCAGTCTGACTGACTTTGAGTTTGGGATGGTGGGTCagaataataacaataatgacTAATCTCATATGGCCACTAGTAGAATTAGTAATAAGCAGTAAAACTGATGAACTCTGTACAAAAGCAATTAATTCCAAGCAcctacttcttcttcttatctcCTTCCCCTATTAATTGAAATTGACTCCCTTGGCTGGCTGGCTATATGTTTCTAACTGGAGTATTATTTTCCCTCCCGGTTGTGGCCCCGCTCCTCCGCTCCAAACATAACATATATCCTCTTCCTAGTCCTactcatgatgatgatgatgatcatcatcatcatcttctaaccctaaacaaaacaaaacaaacttctCAGCAGCAACAGCAacttaactaactaactaacatGCATCCTAAAGCCACACGACAAACTTCCTCCTCCAATACTAAACTGAATCCTTCCAAGAAAATATTATGGCAGACTCTTCTCTTCTACTTCACCCCCTTCCAACTCTATGCTGTTGCCATGTCCTTTGACTCATGACCTCCTCGGGATTGAGCTTCATCTGCATCAGAATCGCTCCCTAATGAACTTCCTCCTGATTCAGAATCTGCAGCCAATCATAATAGTATTTATTAACGACACCCACCATGCTATTCCtgcacaaaataaataaaagcccACGCCCATTCATGTATATCTATCTAATTAAATACCGCTGGAGGATGATGAGGATGAGGAGGATGAATCACTTCCTGAACTGCTAGAACCCCCACCGCCGCTAGAGCTACTACTACTTCCCCCCTCCTgatcaccaccaccaccttgCTCCTCCTCTCGACATGCTCCTCCTCCATCCTTCTCTATCTCCACGGGTGGAAAGCTACTCATCATCACCATCTCATCCCCCCCAATGTCcacatcatcttcttctccacctTCTCCTCCTTTTTTTGCTGCTTTCCAAATAACCTGCAACCATTTCATTTTCAATACACACAATCAGCAATGATACTTTACTCACCTCATCCTCCATCAGCCAAAATTATTCAATTTCCCTCACCATATTATCCTCTGCCGAGAGAGATGCTGAGCCCGTCACTGTTTTTGTCGTTGTTCCTACAGCCATATTTACATTGTTTGCCATCAGTGCTTGCCTCTTATTCTTGCTCACCATCTTCTTCCAGTTGGTCACAAACCTATCAAGCTCCCAAAGGGTTTCAGTATCTAGTGTCTCAATGTCAAGCTCAATCTCATCCTCTACCTGCGCAAGATGAGAATTACGCTTCCTGATGATGTGTATCAACTGCGGCATCTTCTCCTGAGGTAAATTCTGCAACCCCAGGCTCAATCTATCCTTCTCTTCTATACTCATTTCTCTTTTATCCATATCTTTAGCTTTAGGCTTTGGCAACTTCCCTGGATTTGCTTTTGGTAATGCTCCCTTTAAAGTCGGTACAATAATTGGCGAAGCCATTTGTTGTTGTTTAGTAGTAGGAGAAGACATTCGTTGTTGTTGTCCTCCTCCTTGTttaggaggaggagaagattgTACAAACGGTTGACTAGATGTTGATGGCTTCATCATATTCTTTGGCATTTGTGGCTTCTCTTGTGGTTTCTTTGATATTGTTGGAGGTATCAAATTTGGTGGTGTAGATTTCTTCATCCTCTCAATTTCTGGAGTAGGGATGTGATTCCACAAATTCCTCTGCAAATCATCGTTTACAGAAGAAGAAATTGGTGCATGATGATGATCTTCCATGGGAAGACCACCCATCTTTTCCTCTATGGGCCGGAACAAGTCTTCAAAACGGGCGAGCAACTCCCCCGCCCAGGCATGCACTTTATCTGTTTTTGGATTGTACAATATCGCATTATTGAAGGTTAATCTAACATCTTCCGCAAAGTCCGTGGGTGTCGAATAAGCATTCTTTGAGAATTTTGCTTTCACGGTGCCAAGATCCATAGGTTGCTTGACTATATGATGATAATCATGAAGCCCCAATGACAAAGCATCAACGGGCTCCTTGAAAACCCAACTATGCTTGTGCTTCATCAACGTTGTCAAGATCTGCCTGGATTTCTTCATTAGATCTCCAATGTCGTTAAGGTCGAACCCATTGGAGGACCTTTGGCATAACCTTTTTGGATCTTTAACGGAATTGAAGGGCATCGGTCTCTTTTTACCGACATGTTTCTTAATCTTAGCAGGAAATTGTTGTGGCTCATCAAGAGATAGGCGAGGGTTAAATGATCCGGACTCTATTCGCTCATATAAGCCCTTGATTTGTTCCAACTCAACCGTCAGTTGCTTCTTCAGGTCCACCaactcggtcctagaataagaGCTGATGTCATACCTAACGTACTCAGCAGGGTTGTTTAAGTCCGTACGGACGTTGGAATATTTGGACCTCTGGTTAAAGGAATGGGCAGCGTCTTCTGAGGTCGTCTGCATGACAGCCTGCGAATCGGTGTCGTCCCCCCGTTGGCTGCTAACCTGACTGGAGTAAGGATGGAATTGCTTCTTCTTGGAATTAGGATTGGGGTTCAAATGGTTAGAATAAGGGATCTTTGCCATGAATCCAACGACGGTTTGGCCCCAGTTCGATTCATTATGAGTAGCTAATACCGCCGAGGCCATCGACAGTCAGATAGAGAGAACAAGGTGGGTTTTTTGGATGTAGATTTCTTGTGGGTATCATGAAAATTGCAGCGAGGGGCTAAATGAGAAAGAGGAGGAGAGGTGGATGAGGAGCGGGGCAGGAGCAGGAGcaatgttgttgttgttgttgtcgtCGTGTCTGTCTCTCCTCCGCAAATATAACAGCAGCAGGTAGGAGGAGGAGGTGGTGATTGAAGTTGATATGGAAGAAGATtgatgatgaggatgatgatgatacatACATGGGATGATGGGGATTGAGAGATGAGATTTGCGAGACAGAGGAGGAGGAGAGCATTGCTTATTAAAGGAAGGTGATTAAGAGGAGGATCTAAGGCAGGCAGCCTTTGAGAACTCTTCTGGCTAAGCTGAATTAAACGGTATCGcaattttttttctgttttccTGTTCCGCAAATTTTTCACTCCTCTCTCACCTGCTCTCTGCTCTGCCCCCTGCCATTTGCTTCTCTCTTGGCTTCGCTAattcttttctctctccttcttctccgtcaatttctctctttattttctcACCTTCCAATTATTCTCCTTTCTCCTTCTCCAATCCgtcaatctctctctctctctctctctctctttcattCATGCATGCatgattctctctctctctctctctctctctcatagTATTATTATGACCATGCATGCGTCTACATCTACGCCAACTTCTCGCtttcatatgatcatgcatccatttgataaaaaataaataaaactgaaatattttcttattttattaaaaaaataaaatattaaaaatatttttaacttatctctatatattttattcaaatgtattattataaagataCTAACATTGTAGtggattataatttatattttaattgtagcGATTAAGTGTATAAACACATTCATTGATTGCGAGTGAGATTGTTCACACCTTCGTGTATACCGTTTCATAATGCTGATTGATTACATTGTCTATATTCAACTCATCTCTATTGTTTCTGTCATGTCTTTCTTGTAACTTTATTATGGAAATATCAAACTAGGCCTTATTCCAATCTACTCTCTTCACTTTCTTATATGATATCAGAACTCTAGGTCTCTCttgatgaaaaagaaaaagagctCAGACTTGTCTCTATTTATCTTTAACCCTGAGCACGCCTCGAAAAGGATAAGGATCTTTCGGATAGAATACAAGTTGTTCCATTTGGACTTTTTAAGACAGAGGGTGTCATCGGAAACAAATAACTGAGATATGTAGCTTGTCCTTTTAGTCCGATTCGTACTTTCTCGGAGAGAATACAAGTTGTTCCATTTCGACTTTTTAAGACAGAGAGGGTGAAATCAGCAAAAAATAAGTAAGATATGTAGTTGGGCCTTCACATTGTTCCAATATTAACCCCGTAAAAGAGCTAACACTTATGGCTCTTTCGAAACTATGACAATCCTTCCATGACCAAAGTGAAAAGAGGGGGCGATAAGGGATCCCCTTGAACTTTTACAAAACCTAGACATTGTGTCTTTGATTAGAATTGAGAACTTAGATTCATTAACAGGTTTTGATCGACATTCAATTCTCTCTGAAACCCATCTTCTCAATGAGAGAGGAAAAAATCCCAGCTGATGTGATTGAAAGCTTTTTTGATATCATGTTTGCAAATATCAATCTAGACCTTATTCCaagtcaaataataaaatatatcaatctcCTCTCTCttcatatttttacatttaCAACCTTGTTGGAGACCTAAAATGGTGATCGGGCATATGCGATAAGAAGATGTGACCCATTATAATGCAAATAAAGACCAGTCACTGGTctcatagaaaataattctcgattttgtgtttgattatacaaGAACTTGTACATAAGTTTATATAGTCAATAATATTTGCATTAGTCGGTTAAGTGAGAATGGTTAATACAACTAAGGTACTTAAAGGTCTTTTCTTTTTCACAACTTTGTAATGTTTGAACGCTCATTGAGctctttttctaataaaaagttgacctctcttaaaaaaaaagttactttGAGGTCTGTATTAAAGTTAGGACTCTAATCACCATGGAAGTTGGAATCATGTAGGTTGTGTGACAAACTGAAGTAGATCTAGATATGTCTCTTGTGAACACACAAATATTAGTCTTatacatttatttgatataagtTCAGCAATAATCAAGATCCCGAGGGTCCTTTATATACATGTTCTTGTAATGTATTATTGTTAATTCAACTCCATCTAACTCGTCTTTAATTATACTTACCTGATACTCTTAACCAGAAAACAGCTTGGCTGGGAATGTTTTACATGTGCATACCAGCTGGAATTGCAGTTGGTTATGTATATGGAGGACTGGTAAGGATTAAAATTATATACTATAACCCATTGCATTGGTTGTGCACTTGTCATCTACACATTTTCTtactcttttctttttatttatttattattattaaatattttttttttgtttctcctAGGTTGGAGATCATCTTGGTTGGCGTTATGCATTCTATGGAGAGGCTATTTTGATGTTCCCATTTGCTATACTGGGCTTTGTTATGAAGCCTTTACAATTGAAAGGTGCATTCAATTAATATAGCATGCTTTCCTTTTTATCAGATTGCATTTGTCTCACTTTCTTGATAATTTCTTAAAGGTTTTTCTCATGATAAACCAAAGGCGACCTTAAGGGAAATGTTGAAAGAACTCCCAAAAGGTAATTTCCCTTGAGAGGTCATTTCAGTTTATTTGCACTCTTGGCTgggttttgaattattttttcgTATAAAAATACAGACGATGAGGCTGCTGAAGCTGGTGACGCGCTCATGAGGAAGGAGTATGTGTAGCTTCCTTTTTGGTCTTACTGGGAAAGCTAATTGAATTTTAACCTTCTTTGGTTATCCTATTACAGGTCCAAATGTGAATGCATCAATCTTTCTCAATTATCTTTGTTTCTGATAGACATGAAAGCGCTTTTGGTGGATAAGGTTTATGTTGTAAATGTTCTAGGTATGGTTATTACAATTGTTTCTCTGAAGTTCTAGTTTCAcatgtttatatgaattttatatgaTGGAGTCTGTAACTTGTCATCTGGAGCAATATGAACAAGGATAGCCTACTCAGAAGGTGAAAATCAGCCTAGTTGATAATTTGTCTCAACTTACTACGTTTGTTCCATTCCATTATTTTCAGGTTACATAGCATATAACTTTGTGATAGGCGCATATTCATATTGGGGACCGAAAGCtggatataatatatatcacatGGTATGTTTCAACAACTTCGAAATAAGTGCATTTTTTGTCCAAGAGATGATAGGTTCTcatgttaatttgttttttagtttTCTACAAGTACTCATTGCAAAACGTTCTCATTTGAGTTCAAGCCTTTAGGGTCATATGATCAAGACTTGGACTATTCTCTATCCCTAGCTATTCTTCTCAATTGGTAACGGGAAAAACATCTCTTTCAAGTCAGACCACTGGCTTCCAAGTGGCAGGttatccaaatatatatattttttcttttttagtttaGGAAGCTAGCACCACCCCCACAGTCATGGCCCCCAACTTCAACTTAGGGCGTTTTTACTGAAAAACGAATTTATGACATTTGGTCTCTTAGGTACGACTCTTGCCATTTGAACTACCCGATTAGTATAGATTCATTACATTTTACTTTGATTAGGTCACTTTTTCGCCCGCCTCTCTTTCCCCAAGGTCAGGTTATCTAAGCTTGTGGAAACTTTCTAAGCTAGCACGACCCCCACAGTCATGGTCCCCAACATCAACTTAGGGCGTTTTTACTGAAAAACGAATTTGTGACCTTCGGTCTCTTAGGTACAACTCTTGCCATTTGAACTATCCGTAGTATAGATTCATTACATTTCACTTTGAGTAGAAGGTCACTTTCTCGCCCGCCTCTCTTTAAACGAGGTCAGGTTATCTAAGCTTGTGGAAACTCTCTCGGAGGTACCGATCTCCCAGACGTACACCTCATCTACCAAACCTCCATCAAAGACACAACATAGACTGATTCCCTTGGAATGAAGTTTGGAAGGCCATTCATGGAGAAATCCTCGTTCTTGACAAACTCAAAAGGAAGGGTTTTACTTTAGCTAACTGGTGATGGAGGAGCGGTCAATCCCATTCTTCTTCACTGCTCACTTTTCTCGGATATTTGGTCATTATTTCAGAGCATTCTCAATTTCAAGTGGGTTATGCCTAGCAGACTTTTGGACCTATGGATTGAATGGTACCTAGGGTCAAGAAAGGACTTTGCACAGGATAAGATTATTTGATCTGATCAAAATCTAGTCTCTCTTTTCAATTTTGTCTTTTTCTTGTAATGCTCCTTTTAAAAAGAACAGAAAAATTGGTTCCCCCTGATTCTATacatttttttcctttcaaTTCTTTATTTGGTTTTATATCTTCGCAGACCAGTGCAGATTTGGTCTTTGGAGGGATTACTGTTGTTTCTGGAATAGTGGGAACAGTGGCTGGGGGTTATATTTTAGATTACATGACGGCGACAATTTCTAATGCTTTTAAGGTAATACTTTTTTTGAATGTTTTCCCTGTCAGAGATgctgtttttatatataaatatttatctgacttatttttaatttgtaatgaGATCACCGGTTACAGATAAAGAAGAGGTGAAAAAaagtgaatttttttaaaaaaataatgtatttggTAGATGGGTAGGCTTAAGATCTTTTATTTGAAGTTGGTGATGGTAAACAAGTATCTGACTGAAGAGAACACCTTTTGCAGGGTAAAAACTCTAGTGGGGGTTTCTTTTATGCAGAAAAATATACATGGACTACGAATATAACTGTTGATTTAAGCACTTGCAACGCTATATATATTTTGCTGAATGCATGATTGGTTGATATTAGCTCTTTTTCTTCCATTACTAGTTTTCTCTCGAATATTTTCGTAACCGATATTTTTCCATGTTCCATTGCAGCTCCTCTGTACAGCAACGTTCTTAGGGGCGGTTTTTTGTTTCTCTGCATTCTGTTTTAAAAGCTTGTATGCTTTTCTGTTTCTTTTCGCTATTGGAGAACTGCTGGTATTTGCCACACAGGTAACTCAAATATTTTGCTAAAAGGTCTAACTTTTTCCAGCATCCTGTTAGCAGTAAACTGTGTTGAGGTGAGAGACAATATAATTAAGAAGAATTAAGGTTATAGTAAATGTTTTCTTATCCTACAGGGTCCTGTGAATTACATATGTCTACATTGCGTAAACCCTAGCTTAAGACCACTGTCAATGGCCATGTCTACAGTCGCAATTCACATATTCGGTGATGTGCCTTCCTCCCCTCTGGTTGGGGTTATTCAGGTTAGTTTTGTGTTTTTCAAATGAGAATTTCAATAAAACTTTGTAAATGCAAAGGTCGCATCTCGACTATGGAAAAAGGTGGACCGAATGAAATACAAGTTGTTGAAGAAGCAGAACAAGAATTCAATCTTTACTTTCAGGcatgttttgaacttattgTTTGTTTTGAGGAATTGTGCAGGATAATCTTAACAACTGGAGGAAAACGGCTCTGATATTAACATCAATTCTCTTTCTAGCGGCTGCCATATGGTTCATAGGTAGTCAGATGGGTTGGCTAAAGCGCCTAGTTGTAACTTGTAAATTCTTCACTGTTTTTGGCATCCagattaatttatatgattgcTGCAGGTATATTCCTGCACAGTGTGGATAGGTTTAACGAGGATGCGGAGACAACAACCACAAGAAAATCTAACACGACACCATTGCTGGAAGAGAAGAAGACAGCAGCAGAAGAAGAAGCAGAATCTTTGGTTGAGAGTTGAAACTTGGTagtccacgtctaactataacaaataataatttgatcaaTT includes:
- the LOC124941243 gene encoding probable sphingolipid transporter spinster homolog 2 — its product is MGNDEQSTPLEETVPSDSTPIETTETNTSSPLNPSWFTPKRLLVIFCVINLLNYVDRGAIGSNGINGNRRTCTESGICTPGSGIQGDFKLNNFQDGVLSSAFMVGLLLASPIFASLAKSVNPFRLIGVGLSVWTVAVVGCGFSFDFWSIMICRMLVGVGEASFISLAAPFIDDNAPVAQKTAWLGMFYMCIPAGIAVGYVYGGLVGDHLGWRYAFYGEAILMFPFAILGFVMKPLQLKGFSHDKPKATLREMLKELPKDDEAAEAGDALMRKESKCECINLSQLSLFLIDMKALLVDKVYVVNVLGYIAYNFVIGAYSYWGPKAGYNIYHMTSADLVFGGITVVSGIVGTVAGGYILDYMTATISNAFKLLCTATFLGAVFCFSAFCFKSLYAFLFLFAIGELLVFATQGPVNYICLHCVNPSLRPLSMAMSTVAIHIFGDVPSSPLVGVIQDNLNNWRKTALILTSILFLAAAIWFIGIFLHSVDRFNEDAETTTTRKSNTTPLLEEKKTAAEEEAESLVES
- the LOC124941242 gene encoding transcription factor GTE7-like, whose translation is MASAVLATHNESNWGQTVVGFMAKIPYSNHLNPNPNSKKKQFHPYSSQVSSQRGDDTDSQAVMQTTSEDAAHSFNQRSKYSNVRTDLNNPAEYVRYDISSYSRTELVDLKKQLTVELEQIKGLYERIESGSFNPRLSLDEPQQFPAKIKKHVGKKRPMPFNSVKDPKRLCQRSSNGFDLNDIGDLMKKSRQILTTLMKHKHSWVFKEPVDALSLGLHDYHHIVKQPMDLGTVKAKFSKNAYSTPTDFAEDVRLTFNNAILYNPKTDKVHAWAGELLARFEDLFRPIEEKMGGLPMEDHHHAPISSSVNDDLQRNLWNHIPTPEIERMKKSTPPNLIPPTISKKPQEKPQMPKNMMKPSTSSQPFVQSSPPPKQGGGQQQRMSSPTTKQQQMASPIIVPTLKGALPKANPGKLPKPKAKDMDKREMSIEEKDRLSLGLQNLPQEKMPQLIHIIRKRNSHLAQVEDEIELDIETLDTETLWELDRFVTNWKKMVSKNKRQALMANNVNMAVGTTTKTVTGSASLSAEDNMVREIE